The nucleotide window GGCGAGTTCGTCGTCGACGTGCCGAAACGAGAGATCGACACCGGATCGCTGGAACCGGGCGAGACGTACCGCGTCGCGCTCGTCGCCCGCGACGGGTCCGGCGACGCGGGTGCTGACGACGCCGACCGCTCCGCGTCGCACGACGGCGACGGCCCGCAGCCGCCGGTCGAACCCGGCGAGATGCGGTACGTCGAGATCGAGGACCTCGGCAAGCAGGGCGACGGGATCGCCCGGGTCGAGCGCGGCTACGTCATCATCGTCCCGGACACCGAGGTCGGCGAGCGCGTGAAGATCGAAGTGACGGAAGTGAAGTCCAACTTCGCCGTCGGCGAGGTCGTCGAAGCGGCGGTCTAAACCGGGAGCCGTTACTTTTCGTCCGGCACTCTGGCGTCCCAGTACGACACCGACGCGACGTAGTCGCCGGGGATCGTGTTCCCGGCCAGCTCGTCGAGCGCGCGGAACGGCTTCGCGACCGCGCCCGGAAGCTCGCGGTAGAAGCCGTACGGCAGTACGAAGTCGTGTTCCTCGTTCGCGAGCGTGAGCCCCGCCTCGCCGAGCATGGCGGCGACCTGTCGCTCGGAGTAGAGCCGCGACCCCATCGGGAGCAGCCACGTGTACAGCGTCCGTAGGCTGCGGCTGTTGAACGTGTCGAAGAACACCTGATCGCGGCTGACCCGACAGAGCTCCTTCGCGAACGGGACCGGGTCGTCCATCAGGTGGAAGAATCGCATCGCGACGACCGTGTCGAAGTGGTCGTCCGGGAACGGGAGCCGCGAGGCGTCGCCGCGGAGGAACTCGACCGCGTCGGCGTGGCCGGCCGCCGCGACCTTCTCGCGGGCCTGTTCGAGCATCTCGCGGGAGACGTCGAGTCCGACGACGTCCGCGCCCTGGTCGGCGAGCATCGTCGTGAACCGACCGGTGCCGCAGGCGACCTCCAGCACGCGGTGGCCCGGATCGACGGGACCCAGCGCGGAGAGGACGGCTTCTTTCTCCCGGCGGTCGATGAGCTGTCCCCCGCCGGAGAACCGGACGTCGTCGTACTCCTCGGCGACCTCGTCGGCCTGGTACCAGTCCTGTCCCTTCACGTTGTCCGTGATGGAAGCCGGACCGACAAAACCGTACTGGATGCGGTCCGGCGTCGGTCCGTCGCGGCGGTCGGTGTCTCCGCAGTCGTCGCCGCGGTCACCCGCTCGTGGCGACGTTCTCGGCGGGAATTCGGATTATCACCCGCGCGCCCTCCTCCTCGTCATGGTGGGGGTACTCGTCGACGCCGAAGTAGCGGCGGGCGAGCTCGTCGATGTGTTCGCGCGCGCCCTTCTCGCTCAGTTCGGCCTCGCCGCGGACGGAGACGTAGCGGTACGGGTCGTCGGGGTCGAGCACGCTGACGCCGACCTTCGGGTTGTGACGGGCGTTCCGCTCCTTTCGCCGCCCGCGGGCGGTGTTCACGAGGACGTACTCGCGGTCCTCGTGGTCGACCCACACCGGCGTGACGTGGGGGAGGCCGTCCGGCCCGACGGTGGCGAAGTGCGCGTACGACTCGGCTTCGAGGATGTCGACGTGGGACTCGGGGATCACGCGACGAGCTACGGGCGCTCGCCGGAAAACGTGACGGGCAGATCATCGGAGGGATCCGCGCCGAAACGTGATATTAACACATTATATTATCACAGGCAGATTCCCCTATATGTAGCCAACCTTTACCACTACCCGTGGGATTCGTGTGAGACATGAGTACCAGTCCCGCGGAGACCGCTGACCAAGAGCGCCTGTCGGAGTCCGAGTACCGCGACCGCCTGCGCGAACTGCCCCCGAGCGCCAAGCTCGTCGCCAAAGTGCTGGAGGGCGACGCGCCCCTCTCGCAGGGCGGCCTCGCCGAGGAGTCGCTGCTGCCGGACCGCACGGTCCGCTACGCGCTCAACCGCCTCGAAGAGGAGGGGCTCGTGGACTCGCGGTACAGCTTCAAGGACGCGCGCAAGCAGGTGTACTACCTCACCGTCTAAGACCGTCCAGTTCACAGCGATACAAGGGCGGAAGCCCACGACTTCAGTTGTGAGAGGAAGGCCGAAGGGGTACCAAAGCAACAGATTGATGACTTGTCCTCGGATAAGTGGTCGTAATCCCTGACAGC belongs to Halorubrum sp. DM2 and includes:
- a CDS encoding TRAM domain-containing protein, with the translated sequence MEISEKLLCLFSAEVRETDDGEFVVDVPKREIDTGSLEPGETYRVALVARDGSGDAGADDADRSASHDGDGPQPPVEPGEMRYVEIEDLGKQGDGIARVERGYVIIVPDTEVGERVKIEVTEVKSNFAVGEVVEAAV
- a CDS encoding class I SAM-dependent methyltransferase, giving the protein MKGQDWYQADEVAEEYDDVRFSGGGQLIDRREKEAVLSALGPVDPGHRVLEVACGTGRFTTMLADQGADVVGLDVSREMLEQAREKVAAAGHADAVEFLRGDASRLPFPDDHFDTVVAMRFFHLMDDPVPFAKELCRVSRDQVFFDTFNSRSLRTLYTWLLPMGSRLYSERQVAAMLGEAGLTLANEEHDFVLPYGFYRELPGAVAKPFRALDELAGNTIPGDYVASVSYWDARVPDEK
- a CDS encoding PPOX class F420-dependent oxidoreductase codes for the protein MIPESHVDILEAESYAHFATVGPDGLPHVTPVWVDHEDREYVLVNTARGRRKERNARHNPKVGVSVLDPDDPYRYVSVRGEAELSEKGAREHIDELARRYFGVDEYPHHDEEEGARVIIRIPAENVATSG
- a CDS encoding helix-turn-helix domain-containing protein — encoded protein: MSTSPAETADQERLSESEYRDRLRELPPSAKLVAKVLEGDAPLSQGGLAEESLLPDRTVRYALNRLEEEGLVDSRYSFKDARKQVYYLTV